The Rhizobium sp. Pop5 genome segment GCGATTTCGGCACGGTCAGTGGCATGGCGGACGGCATGATCAAAGTGGCAGCGCCGCTGAAGGATTTCATGCTGAAATTTTCCGACGCCGAGGTGCGCGACTTTTTCGTGCAGGCGTCGCAGAAGATCTGGGCAAACGCGCCGGCAACCCCCATTGCCTCCGACGATATCACCGTGCTGACGCCGAGCTTCCTCGTTTCGGAACTGACGCGGGCCTTTGAAATCGGATTTCTGATCTATCTGCCCTTCCTGATGATCGACTTCGCCGTCTCCGCCATTCTGGTGGCGCTCGGCATGCAGATGATGTCCCCGACCGTGGTGTCGACACCGCTGAAGCTGCTGCTGTTCGTCTCGATCGACGGCTGGCGGCGATTGCTGGAAGGTCTGGTGCTGTCCTATGCGCAGTGAGCATCGCGCCTTGACGAAAGCCCCGGTTCGAGCGCCTGCCGCGCCCACGCGAAAGGCCTGCCGTCATGGGTGAAGACCAGGTCGCAGCCGAAATCGGCATGTCCGTCATGGCGACCTTCGCCTTGGCCGGCCCCATTCTAGGCCTGGCCGCGCTTCTCGGGCTGATCATCGCCATTTTCCAGGCGGCAACGCAAATCCAGGAGCAGACCATCGCGCAGATCGTCAAGATTTTCGTGATCTCCATCACCCT includes the following:
- the sctR gene encoding type III secretion system export apparatus subunit SctR, with translation MEQSFPLAQSLAAMAAISMLPVIAVIATSFTKISVVLLIVRNAIGIQQTPPNLLVFAIAIVLSAFVMNPVLQNSWQLLLAHSGDFGTVSGMADGMIKVAAPLKDFMLKFSDAEVRDFFVQASQKIWANAPATPIASDDITVLTPSFLVSELTRAFEIGFLIYLPFLMIDFAVSAILVALGMQMMSPTVVSTPLKLLLFVSIDGWRRLLEGLVLSYAQ
- a CDS encoding flagellar biosynthetic protein FliQ yields the protein MGEDQVAAEIGMSVMATFALAGPILGLAALLGLIIAIFQAATQIQEQTIAQIVKIFVISITLLLFGRVLATPLIEHSVHILNDFPTMVQ